GGGACGGCAATCAGCCTTTGGGTCTTTTTTTGTCTTTCCCCAAAATGTCTTTGGAGCGGCGGTCGAGCACGGGTTCGGGTCGCGGCGCCTCTTTCATGGAGTCGTTGAATACTTTTTCCACGAATTTCCACCGCCCTTTCTCCAATCGAAGGCCATCGTAGCTCCCGTCGGTGACAAACATGACACCTCTTCCGTAAGGGCTGGGCCAGGCAATAAGGTGGTCGAACAGTATCATCTGATATTGCTCGTCCCAGTTGACTTTGATGGGCGCGTCGGCGGCATATTCAAAAATGAGGCGCATTTCGGGCACTTTTGTGTTGGGTTTGTCAAACACGGGCGCGCCAAACACGGGCTTTCCGGTGTCATCAAAACTCAACACCTCGATAATTTTTCGTTTTTCAAAAAACGCAAAAGCATCGTATCCGAACAGCAGGTACTTGCGCCCCTCTTTCGCATCGAACTGAATCAGGTTGTAGTACAGCGCGCCATACCAGCGTTCGGGCGACATTTGCTCATACACAGGGCGGTCGTCCATATCGTGTCGGCGGTCAATGAGCGGGAACAGCTTGAGGTCGGCGCTGTTCATCTGAATCGCGCCGTAGTGCCGATAAGTCGAGTCATTGACGAACATCTGCCAAGTGAATATGCGAAAACTACTGTCGGGTGGCGCAAGGATGGATATGCTCTTGAGCCGGTCGAAGCGATATTGGAAGGAATTGTCGGTTTTTAGGGCGCGTGTCAGCACTTGTATGAGCGCCCTGCAAGCCGCGAAACGTTCGATTTCGATGGAGTCATTGACCACCGCGTAAGCAAGCAAGGCCAAGGTATCTTCTGCCATGCGCAGTTGCTCTATGGCCGTTGGCGAGAGTTTATCCGCTTTTTTGTTTTTGGGCTGGGCTTGTGCGCCACACACAGCAAACAAGCAGAGCGCGAGCGTGAATAATCTGATTTTCAATGACATGAATCTGGAACGGCTAAAAATTTCGGGCTAAAAACGCCTCAGGGTCACAAAAAATTGCCGTGCGTTGCATGGTGCTTTCGCTCCAGTCCGCGAGTTTCCCGTCCCCGCCCGTACGCCCGAGATTTTTTCAATCAAACTCCGCCAGTTTTTCGAGCAGCCATTCGTGGTTGACGGTCGTGGCCTTTTCCCGGATGATTTCCTCGCGAAGTTTTTCGATGGTGGTTTTGTCACCGGGCATGAGGCGGGTGAGGCGGCGGGTGTATTTGATGAGGTTGAGGTATCCGCGTTTTCTGGCTGGCGTGAAGTTCTTGTATCGGTTTAGAAAAACGCGAAAAGACTCGAGGAAGGAGTCCAAGGCAGTATACTCATCCATCTCATAGTATGTGATGGTCAGCATTGCCTTTCCGATTAGGTTGTATCCTATGTCTTCATATTCCACATTGCTCAATAAGGCCAATACTTTTTCATATTTTTTTTGATAAAGATAGACGCGGGCCAGATTGAAAGAGAATGTGTTTTCTCTGCTTTCAGGAGGCAAGTATTCACGATAGTTGTCCACAAAGTTTTCAGCCCATTCGAGCTTTCCCAATCTCAATGCCGCAGCAATTAAATTATTGAACCTCCAAGGGGCGAGTTCGCCCTCCAACAAAAACACTTTTTTGTGGATAGCGTCTTCAAACAAATCAAAATACTCTTGTAAAAATTCTTTGTTTCCTTTGTTTATTTTACCGGTGCAATAGTGCAGAGCAGAATCAAATAGTTCAATGGCCTCTCTTTGAGGCATTTCCGCTCCATGTTTGTCGAGTAATCGTCTTAAATTATAATAATGCTCAACGGTTTCGGCTTCAAGCAACATTAACAATGAATAGTAATACACCGCCAATTCTGGGACATCTTCAATGGGGAAATTGATAAGATAATTCCGAATTTCATCCATGAACTTTACCTGATAGTTGAAATTCCTTGTTCGCTGCTGACTCAACATGGAACAATAAAGTTTCAATTTCTCTATCCAATAAAACAAGTCAAGGCTATTCGAGATTTCTTCTATGTTGGCTCGCACATTCACTTTTACATCAAAATCCATCATCGTATAGTAGAGCCTTTCGGTAAAATACACCTTCTTGAAGTAGTCCAAAGTGCGATAGTTGACCTTGTCCAAATCATGGCGGATTTGCTTGATGGAGCCACTATACAAAGGCTCTATCTTTCTGCGAACGATAAAATCAAGGGTATCAATTGCTTGCTGGGTCTCGTCGTGCGTGATGGTTTCTTGTGCCATGAAGCCTTCCACATGTTTGAGTAAATCAGAACAGTACTTACGGAAGCTGACATCATCGTAGGGTTCGCCGGGGAACATTTTTTTCCACACGGCCTGCCGGTCGAATCCCTCCTTGCCTCTCTCGATGTGCTCGAGCATGATTTCGCCTAATTTGGTGAGTGTCTTGCTTTGGTTGAAATAGGGCGAGTGGAGGTATTTCACCAGACGTTTTCGCTCGGATGGGTGTAGGTAGCGGAGCGTCAGAAACACCTTATTCGTATGTTCCGCTCCGAGGCGTGTGTTATTTTTTTTCGACATCGGTTGTTGAGTGCGTTTCTCTAAACGATTGACTTCGATGGACTTAGCCGAGCGAGTTCGTCGAGCGTTTGAGCAAAGGTTTTGGCAAAGATATTTTTTTTGTTCATGTGGGGGTTGGAACTTCGGAAAAGGTCTAATTTTGGTCGTTTTTTTAATTTAATACCGCAGCCATGAATGTACCTCTACTTCAACCTCGTTTTCGGGTGTTGTTGTTCCCCCTGCTCATCGCTTTCGGAACCCCCCGTTTCGTCTCAGCACAATCAGGAGCCTTCAAAAACTTGACCACTTCGGTCAATAAAGAGGTCTCCGACACCATTTCAGGCACCAGCCTATTTGTTTACAAAGCCAGCCCTACCGCAAAACACGGCAAAATGCAAATCCACCTCCTTCAAAGTGGAGGTGCGGGCACCCCTCACATCTATCGAATTGGCTATCAGCCCGGCCCCGGTTTTATTGGTGTGGATACTTTTGTTGTTCAACTTTCCTATCTCAATTCGTGGCCTTTTTTGGTGTATCAAGCCTATCGGGTTGTGGTCTATCCTTCGGATTTGTTCCCGCAACCCGACTATGCCGTGACCGCTATCGGCACGCCTGTCACCATCAATGTGTTGGCTAATGATGTGGGCAATGGCCCATTGACCGTGACGGCTATACCTTTGATTAACAATGGCACGGTCAGCGTCGGCAACAACAATGATCTGGTGTTCACCCCTACCGCCGGCTTCACGGGGGTGGCGCATCTCAATTATGTGGTTTGCGACTCCTTGAATCATTGCAAAACCACTCATGCCAGCATCGGGGTGCATGGCAATGCCCCCCCGAACAGCGACACGTTACAAGTGGCTACGACAAAGAATACCCGGCTGACCATTCCGCTGCTCCATGATGGCTACGCGCTGTTCCAGGCACCGGCCAACGGCACGGTGAGCGTGGACGGCGGCTTGTCGTTTCGCTACATCCCGAACGCCAATTTCGTTGGCGCCGACCAGTTTGTGCTAGCCAACAACAACTTCGGCACCGTAGTCTATAAAACGGTGAAGGTGAACGTGTTGAACACGCCTCACCAAAACAAAATGGCTATGGACGACAGGGTATTTACTCCAAAGGGGCGACCTATTACTTTTAATGTCCGCCAAAACGACATCGGCAATTTGCTGGTGAAAAGCTGGGTGGTGCCACAGGGGTTTCCCGGCACCCTTTCCAATACGCTGGGCAACGGCAACGTGACTTTCACGCCCAACCCGGATTTCGTCGGTACGGCCACTTTCCAATATCGCATCGGCAATCAGCAAATTGCCAACTTGGAGACGGCCACCGTGAGCGTCGTGGTGGGCAATATGAATCCGGCATATTCCGAGTTTGAATTGACCACCCCGACGGAAACCCCTTTTGTGTTCAACTATCGCATCCCTTTCAACGATTTTGAGCTTTCTGTTTTGAACGCGCCCGAACACGGTGTTTGTGATTTTTATCCCGGCTATTCCACGCAGACCCTCAACGGGCAAACGGTGTCGGGCCACAACCTGCTGATTTACACGCCCGATGCAGGTTTTGTCGGGACAGATGAATTTGAGGTCAATTATTGCGTAAGCGCCAACGGCGAATGTCAGTCCTTCATCGTGAGGATGAATGTGGCAGACATCCTGAGCGCGGATGCCCCCTATTGCATCAATGAGTGCGTCTGGCTCGGTGATGTGAACAACGACGGAATCGTCAACAACAAAGATGTCTTGCCCTTGGGCCACTATATGGGCTGGGACGGAGCTCAACGCCCAAACGCCGCCTTTGAATGGTACGGCCAATTTGCCCCCAATTGGAACAACCCTTTTAGTGGAAATGCGGTGGACATGAAACACGCCGATACGGATGGGAATGGGGTGGTCAATCACCTTGATACTGCCGCGCTCAACCTGTTCTATGGCAGCCTCAACAATTTGCTCCCGCATATACCGCCTACTTCCAAGAGCCTGCCGTTTTCACTCAAACTTTTGACTCCAAACCCACAAATTGGCGATTTGGTGCAGGTGGAAGTGTCGCTTGGCAGCGACTCGTCACCTGTGACCGACCTGTATGGGTTCACGTTCGACATTTCGCTCAGCCCGAATATCGTGGATTCGGCTTTCAAAATGACTTACTTTGAAAATTCGTGGCTCAACCTGAACACGCCTTCGCTTTGGTTGGATAACAACCCACGTCAAGGACGACTTGAAACCGCTTTCACGCGCACGGGCGGCACCCCCACAAGCGGCAAGGGCATCATCGGCCAATTTGACTTCATCATCATTGACATTATTGATGGTGCCAGACCGGGCAAGCAAAACGAGCAACCATCTTTTACCATCACTATTGACAACCCCATGCTCTTTTCTGGCAGTGGAGGAATGTTGTCAGGCGAAAATCAGGTCGTGGAAATACCGATATGGACGACAATGAAGGGAAGAGCACAGGATGAAAAAGCATCCGACGGAGGCGAAGGCTTCCTTGTGCATCCTTCTCCCGCCAACGACAGGCTCCGCATCCGACTGGACGGCAATGATTTCATAGAGGCGCTTGCCATTTTTGATGTGGCGGGCCGACAGGTACATAGCGCTCAAAAAGTGCAGCAATCCTACACCGAAATCAATATCAGCCACTTGTCGCCGGGTTTCTATGTAGTCTCCGCTCAAACAAGTGTCGGTGTGTTGACGAAGAAGTTTCAAATCGTGCGCTGACGGTCGCGTGTATGGCGCAAGTCCTTTTTTCACACTACTGGGCATTTCAAATTTGCCACGAAGTCACAAAGACGCAAAGCAAAATACTCATTGATTTCCGCATTTTGTGCCTTTGTGTCTTGCGGCATAAAAATAATATATACCTCGTGCCGCCAAGTTTTCAGCATGGTTGGAAGGATGAGATCACGTTTACTAAACTTCAAAAGTTTAGTAAACGTTACCCTAGACGATGCTGAAAACTTGGCGGCGCGAGGTATATTCAGGTTGGCGACGGCACTCGGTTAGTGCTCATGTCTTGGTTTTGCGAGGTGCCATTCCGCCGCATGGTAGCACGGGCGCTGTGAGATGCGCGGGGGGCAAGACCCTCGCATGGCAACATTTCGCCCGATGGGGCCTACCGTTCGAGTGCTACCGAATTTTGCCCCGCCGAGTCAGGTGCTTACCGCATTCGTTACAGTCAGCAAAATTCAATCTTGCCGCACTACGACAAGCGGCGCTTGTAATCATTGTAGTTGAATTTCCGCACCACATCCAATCCCCCTTCTTTTCGCCAAATAGCGATGCTGGGGTGCGTCACCCCGTTGAAAGTGGTGGTTTTTACCATCGTGTAGTGAATCATGTCCTCGAACACGATTTTCTGACCGACTTTCAGAGGCTTTTCAAATGAGTATGCCTCCATGAAATCGCCGCTGAGACAACTCACCCCCCCAAGTCGGTAAAGATGTTTGTCGCCGGGCGCGGGGTCGGCAGTGGCGCCGCGAACAGCGGGTCGGTATGGCATTTCGAGCGTGTCGGGCGCGTGAGCGGTGAATGACATATCGAGAATGGCCGTTTTCACGCCTTTGTTTTGCACAATATCGAGCACGGTGCTGACGAGCACCCCAGTGTCCCACGCAAAGGCGCTGCCGGGTTCCAGAATGACTTGCAAATGCGGCCAACGTTTTCTGAACGACGTGAGCACCCGTATCAAGTGTTCCACGTCATAGCCTTTCCGCGTCATCAGGTGGCCGCCGCCAAAATTGACCCATTGGAGGGCGGGCAAGAATTTCCCAAACTGACGTTCAAAATGCTCCAGCGTTTTTTCCAAATCGTAACTCGTGCTTTCGCAAAGGGTGTGGAAATGCAGCCCCTCTAGGCCATCTGGCAATTTTCCCTTAAAATTCTCGACAGGCTCTCCGAGGCGCGACCCCGGCGACGCGGGGTTGTAGAGCGCCGTCCCGACGGGCGACCATCCGGGATTGACCCGAATGCCGGGGCTGATGTGTTCGGGGTGTCGCTCCAGCTTTTTTCGGAAACGCCGATACTGCGCCTGCGAGTTGAAGGTGATGTGGCTGGAATATCCCATGATTTTGCCGAATTCGCGGGGCAAATAGGCGACAGCGTAGGTATGTGCCTTGGTTTTCATTTCCTCAAAACACAGCCGTGCCTCGTGCAGGGAGGAGGCTGTGGCGCCTTGCACATATTCGCGCACAATGGGGAAGGCGCTCCACATGGCAAAGCCCTTGAACGCCAAGATTATTTGCACACCCGCCTCGCGTTGCACGCGAGCGATGGTTTCCAGATTGTTGCGCAAAAGGCGCTCTTCGAGCACAAAGCAGGGGGAAGGAATTTTGTTGATGTCCATGAGGCAAGTCAGTATTTTGTAGAATTTTGGAAACAAAACTAAGCGGACGGGTTTTGCTGTTCCCTAATTTTTTTCTCCATCAAATCAGTCAGATAAGTGCCCGTTTGATTGGAAGTGTCCTTGATTTCTTCAGGGGAATAGTATTTATGGTAGGGACGATTGAACTGTGGCAGCCCGCTTTCGGCAGGAAGATAAAATGAGTAGTCGTAGGGTAGGAACTGCCATTTGATGCCAAAGCGAATGTCAAAAGGATGACGCGGGGCTTTGGTAAAGCCTTCGAAGTGTATCACAATGCTCATTCCCTCAGTATCATCGCGCAGGCTATTGTCCAGCACTTGCCGCATTGATTCGATGCCTTCCACTAAGACAAGGCCGCTTCCTGCTCCGAACCAAATCTTCCGGTTTAGAAAGAGTTTATCAAATTTGGCAAAGACTGGCCGCAAGACTTCGAGCACCGGGAAAACCACCTTTCCCGCCACCTCAAGCAGGGTTTCTTTTGAACGGATTTTTTGCAACGAAGGCTCGACGGCTAATTCGGTCGTGAGCAGGCTTAGTCTTTTTTCCCAATCATCTTCTTCCACATCTCGCCCTTCCACCACATCCAAGGTCAATCGCAGGGAGCGCTCCAACAATCCGAGCATGAGCTCAACAAACAAATCAGGGGCGCTGCCATAGCCTTGTATGTCGGCGAGGTATCGGTTGTAGGTTTCTTTTTCTTCATCAGTGATATAAAAAAGCGGGTAGCCGTTAGCAACCAAAATCAGATTGCTAAGCAGTCGGGCGGTACGTCCGTTGCCATCGTGAAAAGGATGAATGGTCAAAAAACGGTGGTGAAATTCAAAAGCCAGCACCGCGGGGTGAATGGCGTTTTTGTCGCCACGTTTCACTTTTTCGAGTTTACCGTTGAGCCAATTCAACAGTTGGCGCATGGCCTCCGGCACTTCGGCGGGCGGGGTAAAGCCGAATTTTTCGCCTTTCCAGTTGATGATTTCGTTAGGCTCTTTTTTCCATTCACCCACCTGCTTTTGTGTCACTGAATCTTCCTCCACGACAATGGCGTGGTGAATGTCTTTGATGCGTTTTTCTGAAATACTGAGTTCGCTTTGCCCGATACGCATGATTTCAAGCATGGTCTTGTCATGCCCTTGCATCTCCCTGACATCGCTCAATGGCTTGC
This Saprospiraceae bacterium DNA region includes the following protein-coding sequences:
- the nspC gene encoding carboxynorspermidine decarboxylase; amino-acid sequence: MDINKIPSPCFVLEERLLRNNLETIARVQREAGVQIILAFKGFAMWSAFPIVREYVQGATASSLHEARLCFEEMKTKAHTYAVAYLPREFGKIMGYSSHITFNSQAQYRRFRKKLERHPEHISPGIRVNPGWSPVGTALYNPASPGSRLGEPVENFKGKLPDGLEGLHFHTLCESTSYDLEKTLEHFERQFGKFLPALQWVNFGGGHLMTRKGYDVEHLIRVLTSFRKRWPHLQVILEPGSAFAWDTGVLVSTVLDIVQNKGVKTAILDMSFTAHAPDTLEMPYRPAVRGATADPAPGDKHLYRLGGVSCLSGDFMEAYSFEKPLKVGQKIVFEDMIHYTMVKTTTFNGVTHPSIAIWRKEGGLDVVRKFNYNDYKRRLS
- a CDS encoding Fic family protein, producing the protein MSKITDRLTQVEALRRQIESHGKLPDETLRRIEYRFRLECNYYSNRQEGGTLTRQETRTVMTGIITIEGKPLSDVREMQGHDKTMLEIMRIGQSELSISEKRIKDIHHAIVVEEDSVTQKQVGEWKKEPNEIINWKGEKFGFTPPAEVPEAMRQLLNWLNGKLEKVKRGDKNAIHPAVLAFEFHHRFLTIHPFHDGNGRTARLLSNLILVANGYPLFYITDEEKETYNRYLADIQGYGSAPDLFVELMLGLLERSLRLTLDVVEGRDVEEDDWEKRLSLLTTELAVEPSLQKIRSKETLLEVAGKVVFPVLEVLRPVFAKFDKLFLNRKIWFGAGSGLVLVEGIESMRQVLDNSLRDDTEGMSIVIHFEGFTKAPRHPFDIRFGIKWQFLPYDYSFYLPAESGLPQFNRPYHKYYSPEEIKDTSNQTGTYLTDLMEKKIREQQNPSA
- a CDS encoding cadherin-like domain-containing protein is translated as MNVPLLQPRFRVLLFPLLIAFGTPRFVSAQSGAFKNLTTSVNKEVSDTISGTSLFVYKASPTAKHGKMQIHLLQSGGAGTPHIYRIGYQPGPGFIGVDTFVVQLSYLNSWPFLVYQAYRVVVYPSDLFPQPDYAVTAIGTPVTINVLANDVGNGPLTVTAIPLINNGTVSVGNNNDLVFTPTAGFTGVAHLNYVVCDSLNHCKTTHASIGVHGNAPPNSDTLQVATTKNTRLTIPLLHDGYALFQAPANGTVSVDGGLSFRYIPNANFVGADQFVLANNNFGTVVYKTVKVNVLNTPHQNKMAMDDRVFTPKGRPITFNVRQNDIGNLLVKSWVVPQGFPGTLSNTLGNGNVTFTPNPDFVGTATFQYRIGNQQIANLETATVSVVVGNMNPAYSEFELTTPTETPFVFNYRIPFNDFELSVLNAPEHGVCDFYPGYSTQTLNGQTVSGHNLLIYTPDAGFVGTDEFEVNYCVSANGECQSFIVRMNVADILSADAPYCINECVWLGDVNNDGIVNNKDVLPLGHYMGWDGAQRPNAAFEWYGQFAPNWNNPFSGNAVDMKHADTDGNGVVNHLDTAALNLFYGSLNNLLPHIPPTSKSLPFSLKLLTPNPQIGDLVQVEVSLGSDSSPVTDLYGFTFDISLSPNIVDSAFKMTYFENSWLNLNTPSLWLDNNPRQGRLETAFTRTGGTPTSGKGIIGQFDFIIIDIIDGARPGKQNEQPSFTITIDNPMLFSGSGGMLSGENQVVEIPIWTTMKGRAQDEKASDGGEGFLVHPSPANDRLRIRLDGNDFIEALAIFDVAGRQVHSAQKVQQSYTEINISHLSPGFYVVSAQTSVGVLTKKFQIVR